The following proteins are co-located in the Theropithecus gelada isolate Dixy chromosome 19, Tgel_1.0, whole genome shotgun sequence genome:
- the FXYD3 gene encoding FXYD domain-containing ion transport regulator 3 isoform X1 produces MGRGNSGALQARGGLEEPLERGLRGPSFTQSPLHGVAVAYLSAQRDASLPALGPRSDMQKVTLGLLVFLAGLPVLDANDPEDKNSPFYYDWHSLQVGGLICAGVLCAMGIIIVMSGKCKCKFGQKPSHHPGETPPLITPGSAHN; encoded by the exons ATGGGAAGGGGGAATAGTGGGGCCTTGCAGGCCAGAGGTGGCTTGGAGGAGCCCCTGGAAAGAGGCTTAAGAG GCCCGAGTTTCACCCAGTCCCCACTCCACGGCGTGGCTGTGGCTTATCTCTCAGCCCAGCGAGATGCCAGCCTTCCTGCCCTGG GCCCGCGCTCTGACATGCAGAAGGTGACCCTGGGCCTGCTTGTGTTCCTGGCAG GCTTGCCTGTCCTGGACGCCAATGACCCAGAGG ATAAAAACAGTCCTTTCTACTATG ACTGGCACAGCCTCCAGGTTGGCGGGCTCATCTGCGCTGGGGTTCTGTGCGCCATGGGCATCATCATTGTCATGA GTGGAAAATGCAAATGTAAGTTCGGCCAGAAGCCCAG TCACCATCCAGGGGAGACTCCACCTCTCATCACCCCAG GCTCAGCCCATAACTGA
- the FXYD3 gene encoding FXYD domain-containing ion transport regulator 3 isoform X3: MQKVTLGLLVFLAGLPVLDANDPEDKNSPFYYDWHSLQVGGLICAGVLCAMGIIIVMSGKCKCKFGQKPSHHPGETPPLITPGSAHN; encoded by the exons ATGCAGAAGGTGACCCTGGGCCTGCTTGTGTTCCTGGCAG GCTTGCCTGTCCTGGACGCCAATGACCCAGAGG ATAAAAACAGTCCTTTCTACTATG ACTGGCACAGCCTCCAGGTTGGCGGGCTCATCTGCGCTGGGGTTCTGTGCGCCATGGGCATCATCATTGTCATGA GTGGAAAATGCAAATGTAAGTTCGGCCAGAAGCCCAG TCACCATCCAGGGGAGACTCCACCTCTCATCACCCCAG GCTCAGCCCATAACTGA
- the FXYD3 gene encoding FXYD domain-containing ion transport regulator 3 isoform X2 has protein sequence MGRGNSGALQARGGLEEPLERGLRGPRSDMQKVTLGLLVFLAGLPVLDANDPEDKNSPFYYDWHSLQVGGLICAGVLCAMGIIIVMSGKCKCKFGQKPSHHPGETPPLITPGSAHN, from the exons ATGGGAAGGGGGAATAGTGGGGCCTTGCAGGCCAGAGGTGGCTTGGAGGAGCCCCTGGAAAGAGGCTTAAGAG GCCCGCGCTCTGACATGCAGAAGGTGACCCTGGGCCTGCTTGTGTTCCTGGCAG GCTTGCCTGTCCTGGACGCCAATGACCCAGAGG ATAAAAACAGTCCTTTCTACTATG ACTGGCACAGCCTCCAGGTTGGCGGGCTCATCTGCGCTGGGGTTCTGTGCGCCATGGGCATCATCATTGTCATGA GTGGAAAATGCAAATGTAAGTTCGGCCAGAAGCCCAG TCACCATCCAGGGGAGACTCCACCTCTCATCACCCCAG GCTCAGCCCATAACTGA